A part of Kitasatospora acidiphila genomic DNA contains:
- a CDS encoding MAB_1171c family putative transporter, which yields MSDPGPADLAAYLSAAVFLLLAGQWIAAARTQPDEQAKRYAIGFALCMGGGLVARAPATLTALGRLGGGPYPGALAGDLLKTAAGGLLVLLALALRVRGEPESRLRTRRLIRRHGAAAVTVSVLLVLLLYAAHPAVRGDSLVVHGTGRWLLAGYDAVFGGYAVCCLAVLSTVLARQIRRADAGLLRTGLWLMTGAAVVGVAWSLWTLDDLIPVLLRGRQDNGEDIPSDVLGAICAVFAVSGATVTVWGATRWGARITAPARWLRARRRYRALEPLWSALHTAVPGIALAPRPGRRPPLRTAEFALYRRIIEIRDGQLALRPYLQPQLPEWLAAVEPGGEPDGAVLEAAALAAALEARRAGRPGGEPAGPGWVPQPVPGTVAAEAAWLLQVAAAFAGSRLVAEVRQRARAA from the coding sequence ATGTCTGACCCCGGCCCGGCCGACCTGGCCGCCTACCTCTCCGCCGCGGTCTTCCTGCTGCTCGCCGGCCAGTGGATCGCGGCCGCCCGCACCCAGCCCGACGAGCAGGCCAAGCGCTACGCGATCGGCTTCGCCCTCTGCATGGGCGGCGGGCTGGTCGCGCGTGCCCCCGCCACCCTGACCGCCCTCGGCCGGCTCGGCGGTGGCCCGTATCCGGGGGCACTGGCCGGCGACCTCCTCAAGACCGCCGCCGGCGGCCTCCTGGTGCTGCTCGCGCTGGCACTGCGGGTCCGGGGCGAGCCGGAGAGCCGGCTGCGGACGCGCCGCCTGATCCGCCGGCACGGCGCCGCCGCCGTCACCGTGTCGGTGCTGCTCGTGCTGCTGCTCTACGCCGCCCATCCCGCCGTGCGCGGCGACAGCCTGGTGGTCCACGGCACCGGCCGCTGGCTGCTGGCCGGCTACGACGCGGTGTTCGGCGGCTACGCGGTGTGCTGCCTGGCCGTGCTGAGCACCGTGCTGGCCCGGCAGATCCGGCGCGCCGACGCCGGGCTGCTGCGCACCGGCCTGTGGCTGATGACGGGCGCAGCCGTGGTCGGCGTGGCCTGGAGCCTGTGGACCCTCGACGACCTGATCCCGGTGCTGCTGCGCGGCCGCCAGGACAACGGCGAGGACATCCCCTCCGACGTGCTGGGCGCGATCTGCGCCGTGTTCGCGGTGAGCGGCGCCACCGTCACCGTCTGGGGCGCCACCCGCTGGGGCGCCCGGATCACCGCACCGGCCCGCTGGCTCCGGGCCCGCCGCCGCTACCGGGCGCTGGAGCCGCTCTGGTCCGCCCTGCACACCGCCGTGCCCGGCATCGCCCTGGCGCCCCGACCGGGCCGGCGGCCGCCGCTGCGGACCGCCGAGTTCGCGCTCTACCGGCGGATCATCGAGATCCGGGACGGCCAGCTCGCGCTGCGCCCGTACCTGCAGCCGCAGCTGCCCGAGTGGCTGGCGGCCGTCGAGCCCGGCGGGGAGCCGGACGGCGCGGTGCTGGAGGCGGCGGCGCTGGCGGCCGCCCTGGAGGCCCGGCGGGCGGGCCGGCCGGGCGGCGAACCGGCGGGGCCGGGCTGGGTGCCGCAGCCGGTGCCCGGCACGGTGGCCGCCGAGGCGGCCTGGCTGCTCCAGGTCGCCGCGGCCTTCGCCGGCTCGCGGCTGGTGGCCGAGGTGCGGCAGCGGGCCCGGGCGGCCTGA
- a CDS encoding DUF6879 family protein, translating into MQNGTDFGQLPVLDEVSLRLFDQVLASGGLDRQAAAGTAPVAGLSRVQLDHATEVLLALRLLRPAPGRPDLLIPTSPEAAAAEAVGPLEARIAAASTRAQATRDQLQALMPKYRSALRERGRQAGGDRLPDLPTVSAMLGEESARCQKEVFTIQPGGGRQPGRLAEAVNRDLAMLDRGIRMRTLYQHSARSNLATQGYVETLTTAGAEYRTAAELPDRAVVFDRAVAFLPARAEGGSGDGAVLVRDPDIVAYLCRVFDQLWATATPFTGGSEAAYRAVGDDLRRALLGMLAEGAKDEVIARRLGMSLRTCRRHIADAMLALGAESRFQGGVLAERTGLTGPEVADA; encoded by the coding sequence GTGCAGAACGGGACAGACTTCGGTCAACTACCAGTGCTTGACGAGGTGTCACTGCGGCTCTTCGACCAGGTGCTGGCCAGCGGGGGGCTCGACCGGCAGGCGGCGGCCGGCACCGCGCCGGTCGCGGGCCTGAGCCGGGTACAGCTCGACCACGCCACCGAGGTGCTGCTCGCACTGCGGTTGCTCCGTCCCGCGCCCGGGCGGCCCGACCTGCTGATACCGACCAGCCCGGAGGCCGCGGCGGCCGAGGCGGTCGGCCCGCTGGAGGCGCGGATCGCGGCGGCCAGCACCCGGGCCCAGGCCACCCGCGACCAGTTGCAGGCGCTGATGCCGAAGTACCGGTCCGCGCTGCGCGAGCGCGGCCGGCAGGCGGGCGGCGACCGGCTGCCGGACCTGCCGACCGTCTCGGCGATGCTCGGCGAGGAGTCCGCCCGCTGCCAGAAGGAGGTCTTCACCATTCAGCCGGGCGGCGGCCGGCAGCCCGGCCGGCTCGCCGAGGCCGTCAACCGGGACCTGGCGATGCTGGACCGCGGCATCCGGATGCGCACCCTCTACCAGCACTCGGCACGCAGCAACCTGGCCACCCAGGGCTACGTCGAGACCCTCACCACCGCCGGCGCCGAGTACCGCACCGCCGCCGAGCTGCCCGACCGGGCGGTGGTCTTCGACCGGGCGGTGGCCTTCCTGCCGGCGCGCGCCGAGGGCGGCTCCGGGGACGGCGCCGTGCTGGTCCGCGACCCGGACATCGTCGCCTACCTCTGCCGGGTCTTCGACCAGCTCTGGGCCACCGCCACCCCGTTCACCGGCGGATCCGAGGCGGCCTACCGTGCGGTCGGCGACGATCTGCGGCGAGCCCTGCTCGGGATGCTCGCCGAGGGTGCCAAGGACGAGGTGATCGCCCGCCGACTCGGCATGTCGCTGCGGACCTGCCGCCGGCACATCGCCGACGCGATGCTGGCGCTCGGCGCGGAGAGCCGGTTCCAGGGCGGCGTGCTGGCCGAGCGCACCGGGCTCACCGGTCCGGAGGTGGCGGACGCCTAG
- a CDS encoding alkaline phosphatase family protein gives MAENERGRCCGSARVALLRRRDRWRARLVEGGVGWCVAARHRLADWRRAGPGLRVVPAGLGELGCRLAEAACGLAGWLLYWALTGASWLLPGRLQGTVSERIQHVFVLVLENRSFDHMLGAATGAVSPDGELRPGIGIDPVTGAATTVDGPGEQRNSHAGTDYRIRLGAPFVLPVDPPHEFCDVQLQLAGTPISGSPHDDRCTYSGEYPPIDLSGFVQNYANEAAVKHSSADLGAVMACFTDRQVPVLAMLAREFALCDRWFSALPGPTWPNRFFLHAASSAGLDRSPDPLETIGSKLAGYHFEHGTIYEALDAKGLPWRVYSGDALPQVSALAGMDLPVLLTRYHHVADLAGHLSRRRYDAAYTFIEPSYGHVLTHGADFQGGSSQHPLDDVTRGEALIKQVYEAIRQSPHWESSVLVITYDEHGGFYDHVPPPTAVPPGDVIDPENNAHGFRFDRQGVRVPAVVVSPWVPDLRSPGVPGQNCNLVDHTQYDHGSLLATVEQLFGLEPLTQRDRHANHFTHLLSARAPRPAPRTLPDPADSSPQMDDSRMDDDRLAAVADPAVAERPLTATMRGFVETAAILHARLHPDQHEQVRHRIGAITTVGEAARYLVEVRGRLAERGVRTARQGGAGGT, from the coding sequence GTGGCGGAGAACGAGCGCGGCCGGTGCTGCGGATCCGCCCGGGTCGCCCTGCTGCGCAGGCGGGACCGGTGGCGGGCCCGGCTGGTCGAGGGCGGCGTCGGCTGGTGCGTCGCCGCCCGGCACCGGCTGGCCGACTGGCGCCGGGCCGGGCCCGGCCTGCGGGTGGTCCCGGCGGGGCTCGGGGAGCTCGGCTGCCGCCTGGCGGAGGCGGCCTGCGGTCTCGCCGGCTGGCTGCTCTACTGGGCGCTGACCGGCGCCTCCTGGCTGCTGCCCGGCCGGCTCCAAGGCACCGTCTCGGAGCGGATCCAGCACGTCTTCGTCCTGGTCCTGGAGAACCGCTCGTTCGACCACATGCTCGGCGCCGCCACCGGGGCCGTCAGCCCGGACGGCGAGCTGCGCCCGGGCATCGGCATCGACCCGGTGACCGGTGCGGCCACCACCGTGGACGGCCCGGGCGAGCAGCGCAACAGCCACGCGGGTACGGACTACCGGATCAGGCTCGGCGCGCCGTTCGTACTGCCGGTCGACCCGCCGCACGAGTTCTGCGACGTCCAACTCCAGCTGGCCGGTACGCCGATCAGCGGCAGCCCGCACGACGACCGCTGCACGTACAGCGGCGAGTACCCGCCGATCGACCTCAGCGGCTTCGTCCAGAACTACGCCAACGAGGCTGCCGTCAAGCACAGTTCCGCCGACCTGGGGGCCGTGATGGCGTGCTTCACGGACCGGCAGGTGCCCGTACTCGCCATGCTGGCCCGGGAGTTCGCGCTCTGCGACCGCTGGTTCTCCGCGCTGCCCGGCCCCACCTGGCCCAACCGGTTCTTCCTGCACGCGGCCAGCTCGGCGGGCCTGGACCGCAGCCCGGACCCGCTGGAGACGATCGGCTCCAAGCTGGCCGGCTACCACTTCGAGCACGGCACCATCTACGAGGCCCTGGACGCCAAGGGCCTGCCCTGGCGGGTGTACTCCGGCGACGCGCTGCCGCAGGTCTCGGCGCTGGCCGGGATGGACCTGCCCGTCCTGCTCACCCGCTACCACCACGTCGCCGACCTGGCCGGCCATCTGAGCCGCCGCCGCTATGACGCCGCCTACACCTTCATCGAGCCCTCCTACGGCCATGTGCTCACCCATGGCGCCGACTTCCAGGGCGGCAGCAGCCAGCACCCACTGGACGACGTGACCCGCGGCGAGGCGCTGATCAAGCAGGTCTACGAGGCGATCCGGCAGTCCCCGCACTGGGAGTCCAGCGTGCTGGTGATCACCTATGACGAGCACGGCGGCTTCTACGACCACGTGCCGCCACCGACCGCGGTGCCGCCCGGTGACGTCATCGACCCGGAGAACAACGCGCACGGCTTCCGGTTCGACCGGCAGGGCGTGCGGGTGCCGGCGGTGGTGGTCTCGCCCTGGGTGCCCGATCTGCGCTCGCCGGGGGTGCCGGGCCAGAACTGCAACCTGGTCGACCACACCCAGTACGACCACGGCTCGCTGCTGGCCACCGTGGAGCAGTTGTTCGGGCTGGAGCCGCTGACCCAGCGGGACCGGCACGCCAACCACTTCACCCACCTGCTGTCCGCCCGCGCGCCCCGCCCGGCCCCGCGCACCCTGCCGGACCCGGCCGACTCGAGCCCCCAGATGGACGACAGCCGGATGGACGACGACCGGCTGGCCGCGGTGGCCGATCCCGCCGTCGCCGAGCGGCCGTTGACCGCCACGATGCGGGGCTTCGTGGAGACCGCGGCGATCCTGCACGCCCGGCTGCACCCGGACCAGCACGAGCAGGTGCGGCATCGGATCGGGGCGATCACCACGGTCGGCGAGGCTGCGCGGTACCTGGTCGAGGTGCGCGGCCGGCTGGCCGAGCGTGGTGTGCGCACCGCCCGCCAGGGAGGGGCGGGCGGCACATGA
- a CDS encoding dsRBD fold-containing protein, which translates to MRNQWDVELSFEEDGVNTHCDARLVGTRAPSLHGHGDAVRSAEDRPLARIGEEVAAWRALDDLSHKLRAQASGEIQDEGHRPGYLVY; encoded by the coding sequence ATGCGCAACCAATGGGATGTCGAGCTCAGCTTCGAGGAAGACGGCGTGAACACGCACTGTGACGCCCGGCTGGTCGGAACCAGGGCGCCGTCCCTGCACGGCCACGGCGACGCGGTCCGCAGCGCCGAGGACCGGCCGCTGGCCAGGATCGGCGAGGAGGTGGCCGCCTGGCGCGCGTTGGACGACCTCTCGCACAAGCTGCGGGCGCAGGCGTCGGGCGAGATCCAGGACGAGGGCCACCGGCCCGGGTACCTGGTCTACTGA